DNA from Balaenoptera ricei isolate mBalRic1 chromosome 6, mBalRic1.hap2, whole genome shotgun sequence:
TGATTGCACGGCTTGGCGCCAGAGCCAGGCTCTTGGCAAGGGTCATCCTTCTTAGCAATGGGCCCTTCGTCCCTCTTGGCCCTGATCTCCACATCCCCCGACACCACCTCCTGTTGAGGGTTTGCCCCCTCACCCCAGCTCGTGAGCACTGCCTGCACCCAAGGCAGCTGCCTTGCCCACTCACTCTCCTGCCTGCCATCCGCACCCACACCCCAGGCCAGCTCGAGGCCGGGGCCCAGACTCCAGTCTGGCCTAGGTCACTGCTGCAGATCTGCCATTGCTGGAGGGGCTCTGCTGGCCAGAGAAGACTCAAGGGACTCAGGGACTCTTTTAGGCCAGCCAACTGGCAGCTACTCCAGGCCACAACCGTGGAGCAAGAGACCAGGGTCAGTCAACACCACCCCAGGTCTGGGCCCAGAGAGGAAGGAAGTAGAAACAACCGGGGTCCTCCCTCGGGACCAGGAGGGGGCCTGTGCAGCCAACACAACtgtggagagggcttccctggtggcgcagtggttaagaatccacctgccaatgcaggggacacgggtttgagccctggtccgggaagatcccacatgccacggagcaactaagcccgcgtgccacaactactgaaccccgcgcacctagagcccgtgctccgcaacaagagaagccaccacagtgagaagcccacgcaccgcaacgaagagtagcccccactcaccgcaactagagaaagcccgtgcgcaccaacgaagacccaacgcagccaaaaaatttttttagaaactgTGGAGAGGCAGGGCAGGCAACGGCAGAGACGCCCCACCCCACGAACATTCTCTCCACTGCTCTATGAAAAACTTTTTACTACAAAATTTTTACAAGTAGGCGCTGGGCTGGCTCCCAGCTTGTGGGCTCTGACCCTCCCCCTACAACCCaagactgggggtgggaggggactcGCAGGACTCCATTCCCTGGAGACCCAACCCTGGATTCACAGGCTGAGGGCTGCGGGGTGTCTGAATCTCCACCCCCAGGAAGCGGAGGAGGAGCGCTAGGCCTTGAGATGAAGCCGAGGCTGGagtgggcaggcgggggctggatTCGGTTCCCTTCACCTCTCCGGGCCAAACGTGGGCGTGGGCGCTAGAGTCTTGCTCCCGGGCTTCATTAGGGACAGAGATGTGGAGAGTAGGGTGGGGTGAGGCATGGGGGACTTGGGGCTGGGGCAGCCCAACCCGCCCCTAGATGGCGCTCGGCGACTCGGCAGAGCGCGCCCGGTGCAGCAGAAGTACGAACGCAGCCAGGGGCATGGCGGCGAAGAGCAGGAGGAGGACGACCCAAGAGCTGAAGTCTGTGCCCTTGCGCAGCCCGGGCGGGTCGGCGGGGATCAGGTTGGTCAGGTTCAGCATGTAGCCAAGCGCCCAGCCGACCGCGGTGTCCCCGGCCTACGGGCGGGAGGCGCGGCCTCAGCCTCGGCGCAGCCTGGAAGGCCCCGCCCCTGCGCGCTCGGCCCCGCCCCCCTGCGCGCGGGCCCACCGGCTCCCACCTTCTTCTGGAAGGTCACGCCTCCGAAGGCGCGCTCGTCGAAGCCGTAGCCGCGGCGCAGCAGCTGCTGCACGAATGTGGCCCCAGCGCAGTAGTCGGGCAGGCGGGCCCGCTCCCCCGGCGCCCGAGCCTGCAGCTGGAATGCAGGTGGGAGACTGTAGGGCCAGCGGCCACCGGGAGGTCTCTGCCCCaccagacacagaaaggcaaTGCAGGGCTGGAGACCCCACCGCAGGTCCCAGAAAGAACGAGGTTGAGGGGGCCACCCCCAGGCAGAGCTCTTTCTTCAGGGAAGAACAGCGTGACTTCTGGATGGCAGCAAGCACCTGTGCCTGGGAGGGGGACCTCCAGGGGACAGCGGTGATGGCCGGGCAGAGGGCTGCAGCAAACTTGGCGATGGTCGGGGGAACAGGAGAAGCTCTAGGCTTGACCCCAGGCCCCTGGGCTTGCCTCCCGATCCCCACTTTCCCAGCACCCCCAAGTCTGTCTGAGACTAGCCACAAAGAGGACAGGATGGGGCCTCTGTCACCACTGAGCCCCACAGACACTCCAGTGCCTCTCCCGGAGTCACCTCTTCCTCTGCATGCCCGGACCCCTCCATCCTTCACCTGGAGCCAGTGTCCGGTCCATGGTGgcagccagaaacctgggagtttctcactcccccacccccagttctaTCTGCTAAGTCTCCCCTGAGTCCTCTGCTTCTCCCCTGCTTGGCTGTTCTCCCCTACACTCTCCCAGCTACActcctccccaccctgtccactcCATGCTCcctgctgccccagggcctttgcactggctgttccctctgccctcctGATCTTGGTTCTAGGGTCAGGCCTCAGGGAGGCTTCTGCAATCTCATCTGGCTCCCGGCCTCCTTGCCGTAGCCTGGCCACTTTTCAAGTCTGATTAACAGTGTATCCCCCACTGCAGTGGGCACTCTGAGAGGCCTAAGACCCCCTCTACTCATAGAGCAAATGCATGATCGGGACGCGTGACGCTGGCTGGCTGAGCCCCCTGCACAGCCCTGGAGGAGGGGGGGAGCAGGCCTCACCTCACTCCACGTCTGGTTGCAGATGGTGACCACGGCCGCCTCTAGTTGCTGCAGGGTTGCCACGGGCAGCCCCATCACAGTTCTCAGGAAGTCCACCGTGTAGAAGAAAGCAGAGAAGGCCTGCGAGGGGGGGACAGTCACACCGTGACCAGACCCCAAGCACTTCAGGGCACACCcccgtcccccccacccccagtcctctGGACTCACAATGAACTTTCCAGCCAGAGGGGGCTGGAAGATGCCGTTGAAGGAGCATCTAGAGAAGCGGCAGGAGGAGAAGTTAAAGAGCTCAGAGATGAGGCCACGGCACAGGGCAGGGTCGCTGCTCCCCGACAGGCTGACCTTGGTGCTTCTGTTGAAGGTCTGGGGCCGCTGGGCTGCAGTGCACGGCGACTCATACACATCCTGGAGCAGCACGTGAGTGGAGTAGCCCTTCGGCCAGCAGGGGTGGAAGCCGTGGGTCTGGGCAGATGACAAGGGTGTGTGTGGCAACACCGCCACTCCAAGCACtgcccaccatccccaccctaaGACCGTAGGAGGGCCTCCCCAGAGGACCAGCTGATAAATCTCCCACAAGTTCCACTTTGGCAACATCACTTCTGAGCTCAGGAGCAATCCATGGGTCCGCCTTCTTGCTGGACAAAAAAAGCAACCCCCTTAGTCAGGCAGCCCAGGTCCTCTGAGATCTGGCCCtggccctccttcctccccagccaGCCACTCACCAGGCTCACCTCCAGCCCCTGGGCCTTTGCCCGTGCTGGATCCCTGCCCACCTGTCCTTACAGCTGATGAAAGCCCGACTTTGGTTCCTGGAGGAGCCCCCCTCAGTACGGCTGCTGTGCAGGCTCTGCTCTGGGCCCTCGGCCCCCACTCCCCCTGGCTCCCTACCTCCCGAAGGGCTCAGTGGAGGGTACCTGGAGTGCACTGGCCAGCAGCCTCCGGAGGACCTGGTCACGGCCATAGCAGAGGAAGCTGTGGGTGTAGACGCGGTAGTGCTGGCCGTAGAGCCGCAGCTGGACCTCACTGGCCGGATCCTCAGCTGGGCTGGCCGTCTCGAAGGTGATCTGTGTGGAGGCGCCCCCCAGGTCCATGGCCCCCAGCGTCCCCTTCTTTGGCCGGAACCACTGGCCCACCCAGCCGTACTGTGGGAAGTGGAGGTTGAGGTCAGGCGGTGGGTGGGTGCCCACGCCCCCGGCTCATCGGGCGGCCACCGGGCCCACCTTGATAAAGTTCTCCAGCAGGTAGTTTGCGGTCACCCAGCCAAACACCCCCTCATCCTGGGCCGAGAGGATGCGGGCACCACGGAAGTCAAAGGGATACTGGGTCAGCGTCTGCGTCGCGGCCGCGAGCACGTTGGCCGAAGCCTCTGGACTGGTTAGGCTGTGACACAGGGAGGACCCTGAGGGGCATCTTCCTCAGGTGGCCGTGATCCTGCTGCTGGGGTGCACAGCCAGCCGAGGGGGCCCCAGCCCAGGGCTACTGCTGGGGACATGCGGGGCCCCCCCTGTGCTGAGGCTGTCGCGGTCCCCGGGGCCAGGAGGTCAGGGGATGGCGCACTCACTTGAGCAGGCGCATGCCCGCCGTGGCTCCCAGGTAGAGGGGCGTGCCCGCGTGTCGCTCCTTGGGCACATCCCGAAGCGCCTGGTTCAGGCATTCCACAAGACTCTGCCCAGCCCTGGAAGGGCTGTCAGCATAGCTAGAGATGCCCCCACCTAGAGGGAGGCAGCAAGATGGGCCTAAGCCTGGTGGGCAGCCTCTAGGTGGACCATAGGCCagcagggcgggggcgggggaggaggggcttGTGCTCCTAAACCACGTGGCAGCTTAGACCAGTTCAGAGACCAAAGGGCCCGCCCGtgtgccacccacagtctctgagCTGCCACCTGCCCAGTGGATGTGCACACAGGTGCCAGGACAAAGCACTGGCTATTGTCAACCCAGCCTACCCTGCCCAGGAGCCTGCCTGGGTGTGCCCACTAGCTCCTCGGaacccctcctgccccacctggGATGTAGAGGCCAGTCTTGGGCCAGCGAGGGCCCAAACCTTCCAACTGTTTCCTGGGGCTTCTTTTCTAGGAAGAGAAGGGGACCCAACCTTTTCTAAGAAAAGAAGGGGACCCAGCCTTTTCTAGGAAAAGAAGGGACCCAGCCTGTCTTTGGGGGAGCTCCTGCAGCTCCTGCCTGGATTGGGCCCCACCTGGCATAAAGCACAGGGTTCTGATGGCTGGTGTCTGCAAAGGCTAAGTGGGTATCCAGGCCAGGGGGCACCTAGTGCTCAGGGGACCCTTACCACGCACGTCACAGGAGCTGTGCTGGCCCACGATGCCTGTGTCGTTCTCTTTGTCTGCTGGCCACTTGTAGATGAACATGGATGTGTGGGAAGAGCCGGCGTCCAGGACGATGCCatactgggggtgggggtaaGGTCAGCCTcaggaggggggcgggggccTGAAGCCATGCCCTTTGACTCTCTCAGCTctccagcccaccccaccccaccctgtgtCAAGGGTGGAAGCTTCAGAATGAagttctgaggctcagagaaggccaGGGACAATCGCTGTGACACAGCTTGGTTGGGGGGAGAATGGGAGTGGAGGTGGATGGCCCTCTGACTGCAGGAGACTTCCTGGCAAGGGCAAACTGAGGGGCGGGGTCAGAGTCAGGGGTCCCGGGACCAGCCTTGGAACCTTGCCCGGGGGGGCATGAGGTCCCCAGGCTGCAGGAGAAAAGCTAGCTTCAGGAAGCGCCCTTTCGGGcctgctcttccttcctcccctctgtgCCTATCTCTCTGACCTCAGCCCAACCTGAGGATGTGGAAGTGAGGGCCTCAGGGGGAAGGCTGGACTGAGGCTGAGCTTGGGCCTGCGATAAGCAGAcaccccctccctgggcctcaaagGCAGGGCCAGAGAGAGCTGCCCCGGCACGGCACGGGCCTTCCAGGCAGATCGGGCGGGTGACCGTCAGCACCCAGATTGCAAGAGCCACTTTCCAGCACCTGCCCCCAGGGGCCTGGATTCCAACAGGAGGAGCCGGGCTGGAGAGCATGTCCTCCTGAGCCGGGAAAGGGGCCGCTCTGGTCCTCCCCCTGACACAGGGAActccagcagcagcaggccaAGTGGCCCGCCCCACCGCACCCCTACCGGGTGGTTGCCCTTGGCTACAGGGCACCCACCCCAGCGATCTccatcctgggctcctgggccttaGAGCACCCACCATCCACCCACGCACCAAGCCGGCCCACAAGCCCAATAGAGGGTTAGGGAGGGCGGGCTCCTGGAGGCTGAGTCTGGCGGGGATGCGTGGGGGGGATGAGGCCTAGCCCGCTCCGACCCCTTCAGGACCAGCCAGGGCTGCCCCCGCACTGTGGGAGCCACCGGAGAGGCTGGGGACGAGTCCCTGGGCCCCAGCGCCTGTCGCACCCCATCTGGGCCAAACCCCGAGGCGATGCCTTCCTGGACGCCCAACGTGTTGGGGGCGCGGGCGGGGCCGCGGCCTGGGGCGCCCCGGGGGTGCGGAGAGACGCCCCTCGGCCGCGCCGCGAAAGGCTCCGCGGCGGGTGCGGCGAGCGGAGAGCTCCCGGGACTTCGGCCTCCCGCACCGCGTCCCCCGGAAGCGCCGCTGCCGCGCCCTGGACCGGTACCCGGAGCGCTGGTGAGGGGCCTGGGACCTCATCCCGCCGGGCCGGGAGCGGAGCGCGCGGGGTCCCGGCTGCCACGCGGGCGCAGCCTGGCCCTGCTCGGTCCGAGCCTCCCCGCCCGGCGCCCCGGCCCAGCCAGCAGCTCCCGGACTGCGCCGGGTTGCCAGGGCGCTCCAGCGTGCACCTTGAGGGCGGGCGGCTCCCGGATGTCGCGGGTGGGGACACACAGCAGCAGGAGGCCGGCGAGGCCCGCCGCGGCCAGCAGCAGCGGCGGCAGCAGCGACAGCGCCTTCCCGGCCATGGGGGCGCGGGGCGGACCAGGCGTTGACGGCGCGGCGGCGAGGAGCGGGGAAGCGGAGGTCCCGGGACCGCGGGGTAGGCGCCTGGGGCGGGGCGCGGACCGGTCCACGGCTGCCACGCCCACTGGCGGGCCGCCCCGCCCACCTCCCGCTTGGCTCCGGAGCACAGGTGAGAGACGCGGCGGCTGAGTCACCCGCGCTGCCCCTCCCGGCGCCCTGGTCTCAGCCCAGGCGCCCTGAGGCTATGTCccaccttcctccttcctgtccGCTCAGCCCCAAAGATTCATCCCTTCTGACCTGTCCCCCTGACCTGTAAGTGCCTGCCGACGACGCTCTGCCTCTGGGCACTCCTCTCCAGCAGGACCTAGAGAACCCCCAGCCCCTCCGGCCTTAGGGCACGGCGGCAGAAGGCCTGGCCTGGGGATGGGCTGGGCTGCCTCCCAGGCCGGCACGTTCCAAGGGTCATGCCGCTGCAGAGCCGGCTTTCCCCCGGCCTGGTCCTGAAGGAAGGAGACACCGCCAGCCACAGGAACCACGTGGGCTCCTGGCTGGGTCCCTGCCATGCCCTCCCTGCAAGAAAGGGCTGGCCAGCCTGCGATGCTGACCCAGTCCTGGGCTGCATGGCAGGGCACCGCCCTGGTCACCCCCCAGGACACTGAGCTGACCCAGGCTGAGCCTGCCCTGGAGGTGCTGGGACCCCAGAGCTGAGTGCCAAGCAGGGTGAAGCCAGACCTACCCCACACAGTTCCAAGGTGACAGATGAGGGcacaggcagagagagggagaggatggcCACAGCCACACCATGCCCAGAAACGAGAGAACCCACGCTCAGGCTGGCCCACCCCCTATCCCGGTGGCCCCCTCTGCCTGGGGGGCCCAGAAGCCTGGACTGGGGAGGCCAGAGGCTTCCCAAGGGGGGAGGCGGAGCCTCTGCACACAAAGCCTCATCCTGCGGACGAGGGAGAGGGTCCCCCAGGCCGGGCTTGTCAGCACCCAGGTCCCTGCACACTGGGGTGAGCAAGTGCTCAGCTGGTCgcaggacccagctctgcccttcCACCCCGTGAAATGCCTGGCCGCTATGCTTGGAATCCCCATGGGCCCTGTGTGCCACCCTGGCCAAGCATCACCCCTTTCTCTGGCCAGGGGCCACCCTCATTTTGTGCAAAATGGGAATTCCAGCAGCAGGGAGCCATGCGGCAAGACCACCCAGGAGAGCCAGCaaatgggggcgggggtgggggtggggttaggGGACCAAAAGGAGAGCCTTTGATGCGCACAGGGTCTGGGCAATGGCCCGGCCGGCTGGAACCGGCAGGGACAATTGGGATCGCTGGGACGGCTGCCCAGGCTGAGGGTCTGGTGTCTCAGGCCCAGCAAAGGAGCCTTTCTTCCAGCTCAGGACCCCAGTGGGAAGGGTGGGAGACCCGGGACGTTGCTGGGCCTCCCCAGCCCCGCCGGGCTGGGCCCCAGCAGAGAGTCACTGGGTGCGGCAGGCCAGCACAGGGCTCCAGGCCCCGTTTTCCTGCcagctctcctccccctcccacagGCCCTTTCTTCCACCCCAGAAAGTTCAGAGGAGCCAGAGGCCTGCAGTTTAGGCTGAAACGTAAGAGACAAAGGCGGCCCAGAGAGAGGTCAGCACATGAAAGGGCAGCAGACACTGGTGCTGCTGGCcggcccctgccccctcctcacccctctaGGCCCAAGGGAGCCCCGCCAGGCCTGAGAGGAGGGGCCCTGGGGAACAGAGAACTGGACCCTGCCCTGGTGCTCATGGCGGGGGCCCAGACTAGCctggggagagaagaagggaagaaggcaggGAACATGGGACAGCCACGGCGAAGACTGGGAGTGAGTTCTCAGCCAGGGAGACCAGGGCGGGAATGCCCCTCTTGGCCCAGAGACTTCCTTCGACCGGACCCTGGAAAGTGGGCTGGGGGACAGGCGACAGGGAGACCCTGGCAGGAGCCCACCGGCAGGAGGGGGCTCTGGCGGGGCAGCCCCAGGCCTCGGGCCTCCGGGAACCTCAGCAGGGGTGGGGCTCCAGATGCGCTGCACATGGCTTGGCCCTGGCTCCAAGCAGAGGCATGTGGCTGCAGAGAGGTGCCAGGAGAGGGGTCCTCAGAACCGTCCTCCCCCCGACAGGATCCAGACCTCCCAGGGAGGCCGGTTAAGGTCTTGGCTGCCCCGGGCTCAGTCTCTCCATCGGAAGCCACAGTGTCTTGTGGCTGAAACATCTCCTTCACTCACTGCGCCCTTTCTACACGTGCTCATCAAGTCATTCAACAGACGTTTGCCGAGCACCTCCTATGGGGCCAGAGGCATACCAGGCTCCGTGCACGCACAGTGAGCGAGGGATGCTCACGGCCTCCATGGTATGTGGGGGGACCCACCACCGGTCCAGGGGAGAGCAGGCTTGTCAAAGGCTCCCTGGGTCAGGGGAGGCCCGTGCTGCCTCGTGAGATGCAGCAGACAGACAGGAGAGCAAGTGCGGCGCACGTGTCCTGTGGAAAGAATCACAGTCCAGGAACAGGCATATCAGAGAGCCTTCAGTGGTCCTGACCAGAGGTGTCTACTCTCTTGACTTTTGTACTTGCTactctcttgcttttctttatagttttccatCTCTCTAAATAATATATTGTGCTGTttctcctgggtttttttttttttagaattttatcttttatttatttttggctgctttgggtcatcgttgctgcgcgtgggcttttctctagttgcggagagcgggggctactctttgttgtggtgcgcgagcttctcattgcggtggcttctcttgttgcggagcacgggctctaggcacgggcttcagtagttgcggcacacgggctcagtagttgtggcgtgcaggctcagtagctttgtggcatgtgggatcctcccggaccacggctcgaacctgtgtcccctgcattggcatgcggattcttaaccactgcgccaccagggaagtgccttttcttcttcttcttttttttttttttttttaatactggaaTACTGTTCTGGAATTTGCTTCTTTCACTCCCATTGTATTTTTGAGATTCAGCACGCTGACTTGTGAAGCTGTAGATGGTCCACCCTGTTGCTGCATTGTCCTCTGCTGTGAGTGTTGCAAAGCTCACATCTCAGCTGTGAGTGTGTCGGGGGTCCTGGCTTCAGGCTGTTTTCACTAAGATTGCTCCTGTGCACATTTGCACACGGGCAAGCCTTTCCCTGGGGAATAGCCTAGGAGCTGGTGACCAGAGCACACGTGTGTGTTCAGGTTCACCTGCAAATAACTGTATTGTTTTCAGGATGGTGGCGCCACCTGGCGATCTCAAGAGCACACACCACCATTTTGGTTGGTATTGTGCAACTCTTGGATTTTGGAGAAGCTGGTGAAAAAGAAATctctttgagcttttttttttttttttggctgcgttgggtctttgttgctgcacgcgggctttctctagtttcgatgagcaggggctactcttcgttgtggtgcacaggtttctcattgcagtggcttctctttttgcagagcacggtctttagggcatgtgggcttcagtagttgtggtctgcgggcttcagtagttgtggctcgcgggctctggagcacaggctcagtaggtgtggcgcacgggcttagttgctccgcggcatgtgggatcttcccggaccagggcttaaacccgtgtcccctgcactggcaggtggattcttaaccactgtgccaccagggaaatcctctcTTTGAGCTTTTAATGTCATTTCCTTGATTACTAAAGAAATGGAGTCTTTCCTGTCTTCCATGAGGCATCTTTTCAAATCTTTGTTCATTCTCTAGGGATTGTTTATCTTTTCCTTATAGATTTGCAGGAATTCTTTATGTATACTGGGGACATGAGTCCTTTGCAGTGAAATCATGGAAGTGCTTGTTTAGTCCAGATGTATCCGTTTTCTGCTCTATCATTTGCTCCTTTTGGGTCCTGCGTAATCTACGTAATCTATGCGTAATCTACCATGAGGTATTTATCCACCGCTAATGGATTGGCATAATCTTGTTTAAAATATCCTGTTAGTGGGaattccccagcggtccagtggttaggactccgtgcttccactgcagggggcacgggttcagtctctggtcggggaaccaagatacCGCATACTGTGcagcagggcaaaaaaaaaaaaaaaaaatcctattagcATCTGCGTAATTTCTGCAGCatatgttgttatttttttaaattgctaacaTCATTTTATTTCTGCCTTATCTCTTTTATTCTTCACTAATCCAGGCAGATGTTTCTGCACTTTGTTAGTTTTCTCAATCAAGTTTTTGCCTTTATGGATGTTTTCTAtagcatgtttgttttctatttcactaatTTCTGCTCTAACCTTTATTATTCTTACTCAAATATAACTTTATGTGAGCAGGAGTTTTCGTGTCTCTTTTGTTCGGATGTTCCCCAGAATCAAGAAAagtgtcagggaattccctggtggcccagtggttaggactccacactttcactgccaagggcccgcattcgatccctggtggggaaactagGATCCcaaagccacgtggcatggccaaaaaaaaaaaaaaattttagggcttccctggtggcgcagtggttgggaatctgcctgccaatgcaggggacacgggttcgagccctggtctgggaagatcccacatgccgcggagcaactagacccgtgagccacaactgctgagcctgcgcatctggagcctgtgctccgcaacaagagaggccacaacagtgagaggcccgcgcaccacgatgaagagtggcccctgcttgccgcaactagagaaagccctcgcacagaaacgaagacccaacacagccataaataaataaatattaaaaaaaaaaagttttaaataaagtgtcaggtacatatatatactcaataaaaatattttaatataatgtgttataatttctttcttctatattctttgtatttatttctgctaTTTCTTTTTCCAACTTCTGAAGTTCAATGCTTAATTCATTATTTACAaggctttcttctttcctaatgtATCTAAGTGTctatataaatttccctctggtcTCTGCTTTTGATGCacactctttttattttcatttagataattttttttcattttcattgtgatttttatttgacaTATGAATTGTTTAGATGTgggtgtgggttttttcctttttttaaatttattttttcctattttttgtgcgttttttctttttttcccccttttgttttttgttgtttctttttgcttttgtttcttttggttttggtttttggtttttggtttttggggggAGGTGTGTGTGCTTTAATATCCAAAAGTCTGGGCTTTTTTCTAAGGTACCTGCATCGTGGTTACATCATGTAGTCTGCATGAGAGCAATCTTCTGATATTTGTTGGGTTGCCTTTTGGGCCCAGCATGTGGTCATAAATAGTTATAGATGCTCCCCGTGTGCTTgaggagaatgtgtattctccAATTAGTGAGTGTCTTGGTCTGGATTTGTCCATTAGATCAACATTACCAATAATGTTCAAATCTACTATATCCTATGAATTATCAAGAGATATATGTTAAAATTTCTCATTGTGATGGTGAGTTTGtcaatttttctttatagttctGATAAGTCTtgccgtatatatatatatatatatatatatatttttttttttaacatatcatACAATAGCAAAACcaagaaattgacattggtacaacCTAAGGGGCTTACTTCTATTTCACTGGTTTTACTtgcactcatttgtgtgtgtagCTCTCTGCAATTTTACCACACATGTAGCCTTATGGAACCACCACGACAACCAAGGAATTCAATTGAACTAGCCCCACGAGACCCCTCGCACCACCCCTTTAGCCAACCCACACCCTCCATCTCCATAATCATGTTATTTCCCAGTTGGTACGTGAATGGGTCACACATAATGTATCCTTTTGAGATTGGCTCTCACCACCCAGCATAATTTCCCtgaggtacatccatgttgttgtgttaTCAATAGAtccttccttttcattgctgatttGCATCCCGTGGTGTGGATGGACCATAGTTTGTTCAAACAGTCAGCCATAGAAGGAAGGACATTTGAGCAGTGTCTAGTTGGGAGCTACTACCAGtgaagctgctatga
Protein-coding regions in this window:
- the ENTPD2 gene encoding ectonucleoside triphosphate diphosphohydrolase 2 gives rise to the protein MAGKALSLLPPLLLAAAGLAGLLLLCVPTRDIREPPALKYGIVLDAGSSHTSMFIYKWPADKENDTGIVGQHSSCDVRGGGISSYADSPSRAGQSLVECLNQALRDVPKERHAGTPLYLGATAGMRLLNLTSPEASANVLAAATQTLTQYPFDFRGARILSAQDEGVFGWVTANYLLENFIKYGWVGQWFRPKKGTLGAMDLGGASTQITFETASPAEDPASEVQLRLYGQHYRVYTHSFLCYGRDQVLRRLLASALQTHGFHPCWPKGYSTHVLLQDVYESPCTAAQRPQTFNRSTKVSLSGSSDPALCRGLISELFNFSSCRFSRCSFNGIFQPPLAGKFIAFSAFFYTVDFLRTVMGLPVATLQQLEAAVVTICNQTWSELQARAPGERARLPDYCAGATFVQQLLRRGYGFDERAFGGVTFQKKAGDTAVGWALGYMLNLTNLIPADPPGLRKGTDFSSWVVLLLLFAAMPLAAFVLLLHRARSAESPSAI